The proteins below come from a single Leptospiraceae bacterium genomic window:
- a CDS encoding molybdopterin molybdotransferase MoeA, which yields MIIVSEALESILKNTIPTNKVIRKPLIETIGFILAENIVADRDYPPFPRATMDGYAVIEKDLIDNKEFTVIGEIFAGDTWDYPDEIPPNSCIKIMTGASVPNIFDTIIKVEDTKSQNKIVQIETENFFKGMNIAKQGEDSRQGSILVSTGLVIDTSIVTIAASTGYTDLSIYSPPIISILSTGNEVLPEGIFPLPHQIRDSNSFTLRAMLQKFRINPLRVWNLPDDPEVLRTKFIECFDSDICIITGGVSAGDADYIPATLKNLGVEEIFHKVQIRPGKPIWFGKKDNTLFFGLPGNPVSARVTFKIFVEPCIRKFLNLSKPKSFFLPLLIARKKKHNLEEYFRVKIVNQDNQSYLQEIPNNGSGDFIGSLGSDGLAIQNANNKELPEKTFVEFLEW from the coding sequence ATGATAATAGTATCCGAAGCATTAGAATCCATTCTAAAGAATACAATTCCAACAAACAAGGTCATTCGAAAACCTCTGATTGAAACGATAGGTTTTATTCTTGCAGAAAATATAGTAGCTGATAGGGATTATCCTCCGTTTCCTAGAGCTACAATGGATGGATATGCAGTTATCGAAAAAGATCTAATTGACAATAAAGAATTTACGGTCATAGGTGAAATTTTTGCAGGAGATACTTGGGATTATCCAGATGAAATTCCTCCGAATTCTTGTATAAAAATTATGACAGGAGCTTCGGTTCCGAATATTTTTGATACAATCATTAAAGTAGAAGATACAAAATCACAAAATAAAATAGTTCAAATAGAAACAGAAAATTTTTTTAAAGGAATGAATATTGCGAAACAAGGAGAAGACTCTAGACAAGGATCTATTTTAGTTTCTACTGGTTTAGTTATTGACACTTCGATTGTTACGATTGCGGCTTCGACTGGTTACACAGATTTATCGATTTACTCTCCACCGATTATAAGTATTCTATCAACGGGTAATGAAGTGTTGCCGGAAGGAATTTTTCCCCTTCCGCATCAAATACGAGATTCAAATTCATTTACACTCAGGGCAATGCTTCAAAAATTTCGAATAAACCCTTTGCGTGTATGGAATCTACCCGATGATCCGGAAGTTCTACGAACTAAATTCATCGAATGTTTCGATTCTGATATTTGTATTATAACAGGCGGAGTTTCTGCGGGTGACGCGGATTACATCCCAGCTACACTAAAAAATTTAGGAGTAGAGGAAATTTTTCATAAAGTACAAATTCGTCCAGGAAAACCCATCTGGTTCGGAAAAAAAGATAACACTCTATTTTTCGGACTCCCCGGAAATCCAGTTTCCGCTAGAGTTACATTTAAAATATTTGTAGAGCCATGCATTCGAAAATTCCTAAACCTTTCTAAACCCAAATCTTTTTTTCTACCACTCCTTATTGCCCGAAAAAAGAAACATAATTTGGAAGAATACTTTCGTGTTAAAATTGTGAATCAGGATAATCAATCTTATCTCCAAGAAATTCCAAACAATGGAAGTGGAGATTTTATTGGAAGTCTAGGCTCAGACGGATTAGCCATTCAGAATGCGAATAATAAAGAGTTACCTGAAAAAACTTTTGTAGAATTTTTAGAATGGTAA